The following coding sequences are from one Octopus bimaculoides isolate UCB-OBI-ISO-001 chromosome 3, ASM119413v2, whole genome shotgun sequence window:
- the LOC106869724 gene encoding toll-like receptor 13 isoform X1: protein MNSLSLSVLFLIIHVSYGEAKECHVLRKGRWSCEGSTFVPTFPQDTTSITFTDLTVNNWDNQTFQNLTELPLLEHLLIKTTFLKTSTNDVFTYLKYIQEFAIVNLQLPLPELRNVLFGLPLTTKKLVFAEMKFETLNKDIFDGLRGTNISSIYIRVSTMLRFDGSYFNGIDKLDQLTLQGDSITSVTSWGYLPNLTYLDFYYNEISTLPKFINESGFIFYPKLEKLFLCLSRFSYLNSNFFKGLDRLHTLGIYVGDIFLVKSDVFQELKCLRAVSLLSHKHHILRFEQNVFKLKLLESVELNNIHVDINEGKPSAIFKSCPQLTNLILKNVSNIYPNDLLKPLTKLENLMITDGQVSKVPDTICNMNNLTELSIFYTTVSKWNNANCSVMRVLRKLVLKDNKIIYVNPKLFSHLLFSNEKLHIDLSRNPFVCDCKALWFRDWSRKNAGRLKNYRNYRCFSPNSLGHIHLRNFSLSWDYCENINKPSSIAIAGVSVGVLAVMFVFLAILSYTKRWSIRFCIYQSLVRKRKYKALVNNGRYKYDAFICYCSTDVSWVLNKLLPIIEEENHFNLCLHDRDFLVGNDIVDNIVDSMQQSRKVVLVLSNDFAQSSWCQFEASIAQQKILEEHYDIIIPVLLNEIPSNLQTKRLGVLLKQKTYLEWPNDEQYEGMFWERFIGRLNANDIDNEI, encoded by the coding sequence ATGAATTCTTTGTCTCTAAGCGTACTCTTCCTGATTATTCATGTTTCATATGGTGAAGCGAAAGAATGTCACGTTTTAAGAAAAGGGAGATGGTCATGTGAAGGCAGCACTTTTGTTCCAACATTTCCGCAGGACACTACATCTATAACATTCACAGATCTAACCGTTAACAATTGGGACAATCAAACCTTTCAAAATTTGACAGAGCTGCCCTTACTAGAACATTTGTTAATTAAGACTACCTTCCTTAAGACATCTACTAATgatgtatttacttatttgaaGTATATACAAGAATTCGCAATTGTTAATCTTCAGTTGCCCCTTCCAGAATTACGAAATGTGCTGTTTGGTTTACCACTGACTACAAAAAAATTAGTTTTCgctgaaatgaaatttgaaactttgaataaagatatatttgatgGTCTCAGAGGAACAAACATTTCATCTATTTACATAAGGGTATCTACTATGTTACGTTTTGATGGTAGCTATTTCAATGGTATAGATAAATTAGATCAACTTACTCTTCAAGGAGACAGTATTACCTCAGTTACCAGCTGGGGATATCTTCCTAATTTGACTTATCTAGATTTCTATTATAACGAAATTTCAACTCTACCAAAATTTATAAACGAGTCCGGATTTATATTTTACCCAAAACTTGAAAAGCTGTTCTTATGTTTATCAAGATTTTCTTATCTAAACAGCAATTTTTTCAAAGGATTAGACCGCCTACATACTCTGGGTATTTATGTTGGTGATATCTTTTTAGTCAAATCGGATGTTTTCCAAGAATTGAAATGTCTACGAGCAGTAAGTTTACTATCTCATAAGCACCATATCTTAAGATTTGAGCAAAACGTCTTCAAACTCAAATTATTGGAATCAGTGGAGCTAAATAACATTCATGTTGATATTAACGAAGGCAAACCGTCTGCGATATTTAAGTCGTGTCCACAACTAACAAATTTGATTCTGAAAAATGTCAGTAACATATACCCCAACGATTTACTGAAGCCATTGACTAAACTAGAAAATCTGATGATTACTGATGGGCAAGTGAGTAAAGTTCCAGATACGATTTGTAATATGAATAATCTAACAGAACTTTCTATTTTTTATACAACTGTTAGCAAATGGAACAACGCAAACTGCTCAGTTATGAGAGTATTGCGTAAACTTGTGCTAAAGGATAATAAAATTATCTACGTTAATCCCAAATTATTTTCCCATTTACTATTCAGCAACGAGAAACTGCATATTGATCTCTCACGCAACCCATTTGTTTGCGACTGCAAAGCACTCTGGTTTCGAGACTGGTCACGGAAAAATGCAGGTAGATTGAAGAATTACAGAAATTATCGGTGCTTCAGTCCCAACTCACTTGGGCACATTCATTTGCGAAATTTTTCTCTAAGCTGGGATTACTgtgaaaacataaacaaaccatcatcTATCGCCATTGCTGGAGTGAGTGTAGGTGTACTGGCAGTCATGTTTGTATTTTTGGCAATATTATCATATACAAAACGATGGTCGATTCGTTTCTGTATTTACCAATCATtagtaagaaagagaaaatacaaagcGCTCGTTAATAATGGCAGATATAAGTACGATGCGTTCATATGTTATTGCAGCACTGACGTCAGCTGGGTTCTGAATAAACTTTTACCTATCATAGAAGAAGAAAACCATTTCAATTTATGTTTACATGACAGGGACTTTTTGGTTGGAAACGATATTGTTGATAATATCGTAGACAGCATGCAACAAAGCCGTAAGGTTGTTCTAGTTTTGTCAAATGATTTTGCTCAGAGTAGCTGGTGCCAGTTTGAAGCAAGTATTGCCCAGCAAAAGATTTTAGAAGAGCACTACGATATTATTATTCCTGTTTTGTTAAATGAGATTCCGTCGAATTTACAAACGAAAAGACTTGGAGTTTTACTAAAACAGAAAACGTACCTGGAATGGCCGAATGACGAACAATATGAAGGAATGTTTTGGGAACGTTTTATAGGACGGCTGAACGCAAATGATATCGACAATGAGATTTAG